The Caretta caretta isolate rCarCar2 chromosome 5, rCarCar1.hap1, whole genome shotgun sequence genome contains a region encoding:
- the LOC142072114 gene encoding uncharacterized protein LOC142072114 codes for MQSSSAQVTMMESQNRKRAPAWTEREVRDLIAVWGEESVLSELRSSFQNAKTFVKISQGMKDRGHNRDPKQCRVKLKELRQAYQKTREANSRSGLEPQTCRFYDELHAILGGSATTTPAVLFDSFNGDGGNTEVGFGDEEDDEEEVVDSSQQASGETGFPNSQELFLTLDLEPVPPEPTQGCLLGSAGGEGTSAACVSMITGSSPSQRLVKLRKKKKRTCDEMFSELMLSSHTDRAQTNVWRQIMSECRKAQNDREERWRAEESKWRAEESKWRAEDRAEAQRWRQRDERRQVSMLRLLQDQTSMLQCMVELQQRQLEHRLPLLPLCNQPPSSPSSIVSTPRRPRTRWGGLRPTSHSTTEDCPKKRRLSFNKF; via the exons atgcagagctcatcagcacaggtgaccatgatggagtcccagaatcgcaaaagagctccagcatggaccgaacgggaggtacgggatctgatcgctgtttggggagaggaatccgtgctatcagaactccgttccagttttcaaaatgccaaaacctttgtgaaaatctcccagggcatgaaggacagaggccataacagggacccgaagcagtgccgcgtgaaactgaaggagctgaggcaagcctaccagaaaaccagagaggcgaacagccgctctgggttagaaccccaaacatgccgcttctatgatgagctgcatgccattttagggggttcagccaccactaccccagccgtgttgtttgactccttcaatggagatggaggcaatacggaagtaggttttggggacgaagaagatgatgaggaggaggttgtagatagctcacagcaagcaagcggagaaaccggttttcccaacagccaggaactgtttctcaccctagacctggagccagtaccccccgaacccacccaaggctgcctcctgggctcagcaggcggagaagggacctctg ctgcatgtgtttcaatgatcacaggatcttctccttcccagaggctagtgaagcttagaaagaaaaaaaaacgcacttgcgatgaaatgttctccgagctcatgctgtcctcccacactgacagagcacagacgaatgtgtggaggcaaataatgtcagagtgcaggaaagcacaaaatgaccgggaggaaaggtggcgggctgaagagagtaagtggcgggctgaagagagtaagtggcgggctgaagacagggctgaagctcaaaggtggcggcagcgtgatgagaggaggcaggtttcaatgctgaggctgctgcaggaccaaaccagtatgctccagtgtatggttgagctgcagcaaaggcagctggagcacagactgccactgctgcccctctgtaaccaaccgccctcctccccaagttccatagtctccacacccagacgcccaagaacgcggtgggggggcctccggccaaccagccactccaccacagaggattgcccaaaaaaaagaaggctgtcattcaataaattttaa